A portion of the Rhodopirellula bahusiensis genome contains these proteins:
- a CDS encoding glycosyltransferase family 4 protein: MQSTTPSDFPTVANAPVSPVVSPSGDASADVDGRLSFSAARHPSALNVTREIRVLHVVNGEHFSGAERVQSHLGRCLPDLHVTADFACVKPGRFADMLEEHQSGVAVENWGQCHRVPMRHRLDWTAIKRLARVMSEGEYEMLHAHTPRTAMLASVVSKWTGRPWVYHVHSPAGRDCERAWANRINAWTERRSLANCSHLITVSNSLREDTIQQGFPAEQVTVVHNGVPAIRPPRKSKPTIGGRWTIGMVALMRSRKGLEVVLDALAILNNVGTEVTLRCIGPFETEAYRQQIDSQISDLGIGHLIDWVGFTQDVPGELARLDAMVLPSLYGEGLPMVVLESMAAGTPVIATSVEGTPEAIRHGVEGVLAEPRDAESLAEQIQAMVSGQYDWQSMSDSAVTRHHQCFSDHTMAHGVAKVYRRVLDPIGHPNEG; this comes from the coding sequence ATGCAATCGACCACCCCTTCTGATTTCCCCACTGTCGCGAACGCTCCCGTCTCGCCCGTTGTTTCCCCCTCAGGTGATGCATCGGCCGACGTCGACGGTCGATTGTCGTTTTCCGCCGCTCGCCATCCGTCGGCTCTGAATGTGACTCGCGAAATCCGGGTGTTGCATGTCGTCAACGGCGAACACTTCTCAGGTGCCGAACGCGTTCAATCTCACCTGGGACGTTGCCTGCCCGATCTCCACGTCACCGCTGATTTTGCCTGCGTCAAACCAGGACGATTCGCTGACATGCTAGAAGAACATCAATCCGGCGTCGCAGTAGAAAACTGGGGACAATGCCATCGCGTTCCCATGCGACACCGCTTGGACTGGACCGCCATCAAACGACTCGCACGAGTCATGTCAGAGGGCGAGTACGAAATGCTTCACGCTCACACGCCACGCACCGCGATGCTCGCTTCGGTCGTTTCCAAATGGACCGGCCGTCCGTGGGTCTACCATGTCCACAGTCCAGCCGGCCGGGATTGCGAACGAGCTTGGGCGAACCGTATCAACGCTTGGACTGAACGCAGGTCGCTTGCGAATTGCTCGCACTTGATCACCGTATCCAACAGTCTTCGTGAAGACACCATCCAACAAGGTTTTCCGGCAGAGCAAGTCACGGTGGTTCACAACGGCGTCCCTGCCATTCGCCCACCCCGTAAGTCCAAACCCACCATCGGCGGTCGTTGGACCATCGGCATGGTCGCATTGATGCGATCCCGCAAGGGACTGGAAGTGGTCTTGGATGCTTTGGCGATCCTGAACAACGTCGGTACCGAAGTCACCCTTCGCTGTATCGGTCCGTTTGAAACAGAAGCCTACCGCCAGCAGATCGACTCACAAATAAGCGACCTTGGAATTGGGCACCTGATCGATTGGGTTGGATTCACACAAGACGTTCCCGGCGAACTAGCTCGTCTGGATGCCATGGTGCTGCCAAGCCTTTATGGCGAAGGCCTGCCGATGGTCGTCTTGGAATCGATGGCGGCGGGAACGCCCGTCATTGCCACCTCGGTCGAAGGCACCCCCGAAGCCATCCGTCACGGCGTCGAAGGTGTCCTTGCCGAACCCCGCGATGCGGAATCATTGGCGGAACAAATCCAAGCGATGGTCTCGGGACAATATGATTGGCAATCCATGTCCGATTCCGCCGTGACGCGTCACCACCAATGTTTTAGCGACCACACGATGGCCCACGGCGTGGCGAAGGTCTACCGTCGCGTTTTGGATCCGATTGGTCACCCCAACGAAGGCTGA